The DNA window GACAGCCATCAGCCATTGCTTTGATAAACTCTCCTACATCATCCGGAACATCAAACCCGGCTACAACACCAGTTGAGCGTACTACAAAATTTAGGTCGGTTTTAACATCAAGTTTTGCCTTTTTCACAGCATCAAGTAATGTGTCCCGTACAAGTTCTGCAACTGATTCTCTTGTAAATTCCACACCGCTTAATGTTTTTCCAAATACAGTTTCTCCTGATTTAGGTTTTCTTACATCTCTTGTCATTCTGACATTTTTTGTAATATGTCTGGTTTTACCATCTTCAAGGTTTGTCGCCATCAGAATACATTTGGTGGTGGTATTTCCGACCTCGACCGATGCTACGACAAAATAGGGTTTGGTTCTAATATCAAGTACACTGACACTGGGGCTATCAGCAATTTTTGGTTTGTATCCCATTTAACTCAACTCACATATGAGGTTGCAATCTCTTTATAATATCCTGTTTTGATACTGCACCTATTATATAATCTATAAGAACTTTGTTTTTGAAAATAAGTAATGTTGGTATACTGGATATTCCAAATTTTTTGGCTGATTCCTGGTTATTATCAACATCAAGTTTTGCAAAAACCGCTTTACCCTGATATTCAGAAGCAAGTTCCTCTATTGCTGGGGCTATTTTTTTACATGGTCCACACCATTCAGCCCAGCAATCGATTACTACTAATGGATATTTTGAAACCGTTTCGTCCACGTTAGAGTCTGTAACATCAAATGGTTTTGACGGGTAAGAACGCCTTTCCATTGATTTTTGTATTTCTTTAATCTTTTTTTTCCTTATTTCTTCCAGTTCCTCTAAATCTTCCATAATACCATCCGGTTTGTTTTTTAAAGGTAATGTGTAATATAAGGTAGTTATTTATATAAATTATATTATTGAGTTGTCAACTATATGGATAGGTAACTGAAATCACTTAAAGTTTTGCATGGTTTTTAAACATTCTTGCAAAACCGTTAAATATTAAATTAGAAAACAAAATAATTTATAAAAAACAGAAATTGATTATTATGTCTCAATGGTCGATAGAACATCTTCTTCAAATGGACCCGTATGATTTTGAAAAACTTGTAGCTTACCTTTTCACTAATATGGGTTATAAGGCAGAGGTAACAAATCAGTCAAGAGATGATGGTGTTGATGTTGTACTAAAACTGGAAAAGTTTGGATTGTCTCATAAATGGCTTGTTCAGGCTAAACGTTATTCCAAAACGGTAGGTGTTAAAGAAATACGGGAATACAGCAGTTTACGCTACCAAGATGATGTGGAAGGTATTATTGTTGTGACCACCGATGAGTTTACAGATGATGCAAAAACTGAAGCGAAAAAGCATAATTTAAAACTTATCGAAGGTGGATTGCTGGTTGAGATGCTAAACTACTACTGTCCCGATGGACAGGAAGAACCAGAGGACATTATATCTGAAAATTCTGAAAATTTATCCATTGCAGATGACGTCATCTTAAAAAATGATGAATCCGTAATGGCGAATGAACCTGCTGTGGTCAAAGGACAAAAATTAATGGTTGCAGTAACTAACAAAAATATCTATCTGATAAAAAAAACATTGGGTATATTTTCAAGAAAAACCGATATCTATCGACAGATAAATGTTAATAATATAGTGGGTATACACACTAATAACAGAGAAATTTACCTTTTGACCGGACAAAATGGTGATATTGAAATTTTTAATATCCATCCAAAAAAACCAGAAAAACTTTTTGAAACATTTTCCAATCTAAAAGCTGAATATACAAAAGGAGAATATCTTTTAAAATTTGAAATTAAAAAAGAGGGTTATCTAATTCTTACCAGTAAAAGGCTAATGGACCTAAATTCTGATAATGAAGTTGAAGGAGAATTTAATTTGAAAAATATAGTGGGTACAGGGGTGACAAATACAGGATTATTTAAAAAACAGAAACTTGTTGTGTGGTTTTCATCAGATAAAGTAAATAAATATGAGATAGATGTTGATAATGTACAGGAGTGGCAGAATTCAATTAACGGTGCAGTGAAAACAGTATAATTTATATATGCATTCACACCGTGAAATAAATATATGTCGTCATTGTAATTATAAAGGTGAAAAGCAAAATTCTGATTTTACAAAGGTGATGGTGTCTGATGGTAATTAAAACCACTATTAAAGTCTATGGAATGTCGTGCAAACACTGTGTGAAAAGTGTAACAGATGCCATCTCAGAACTTGAAGGTGTGGAATCAGTTGATGTTGACCTTGAAAATGAATGGGCTATTGTTACCTTTGATTCTGAAACCGTAAATCTTGATGATATCAGACAGGCTGTAACAGATGCCGGTTATCAACCGGGTGAAGAAGTAGATGAAACAGGAAACACACAGACCTGTCCTGTAGAAGGAGAGGAAAGTCAAGAATCAGGTACCTGTCCGATTGTTACTGAGGAAGAAGAAACAGAAGAACCCGGACATTATGCAACATCAACGCTTGACATCAATTTTAAAGTTACAGGGATGACCTGTGCATCTTGTGCTAAAAATGTAGAAAAAGTACTCAAAAAGCAATCCGGTGTAGTGTCAGCAACAGTAAATATAGCACTTGAAAAAGCATCTGTGACCTATGACCCTTCTGTTGTGTCTTCAAAAGAATTGAAAGATGCTGTTGTATCAATCGGTTATGGTGTAGAGCGGGATACAATAGACTTGAATATTGGTGGTATGACCTGTGCATCCTGTGCCAAAAATGTAGAAAAGGTACTCAAAAAACTGGAAGGTGTGGAATCGGTCAGTGTAAACCTCCCTCTTGAAAAGGCACATTTAGTCTATGATTCATCCCTTGTATCAGTAACTGATATGAAATCAGCAGTTGAGGATATAGGATATTCTGCAACATCTGAAAAAAAGGAATTAGAATCCGACCGTGAACGTGAAGCCAGAGAAACCGAGATGAAACAACAGCGTACTAATCTTATTATTGCTGCAGCACTGGTTCTCCCAATATCTCTTGGAGATATGAGCACTGCTTTTCCGAATATCCTCTGGTTCGTACCTCCGTTCCTTGCTAATGAGATTCTTCTGTTTTTACTGACAACTATTGTAATGATATTTCCGGGTAGGCAGTTTTTTACCGGTACTTTTGAGGATTTCAAACACGGTGTAACCGATATGGATCTTCTCATAGCAACAGGTACAGGGGCTGCATATGCAGTAAGCGTTGCTGCTACATTCTTTAATCTTGGTCCGGGTTATGATGAGACCTATTATCATACGGCTGCAATGCTAATAACATTTATTGTATTTGGCAGATACATGGAATCCAAAACCAAGGGCAAGACTTCTGAAGCTATCAGAAAACTGATGGGTCTGAAAGCCAAAACTGCAAGAGTTATTGTAGATGGTGAGGAGAAAGAAATACCTGTAGAGGATGTGGAAATCGGTAATATTGTTGTTGTCCGACCCGGTGAAAAAATACCTGTGGATGGAGAAGTGACAGATGGTTCATCTGCTGTTGATGAATCCATGATAACAGGAGAAAGTATACCTGTTGATAAAGATCCAGGTGATACTGTAATAGGAGCTACCATCAACAAATCAGGTACATTGAAATTCAGAGCCAGTAAGGTAGGTTCTGAAACTGCACTTGCCCAGATTATCCAGCTTGTGGAGAATGCTCAGAGCTCAAAACCACCGTTACAAAGGATAGCCGATGTTGTAGCCGGTAATTTCATACTGGCGGTACATATAATCGCCCTTGTCACATTTATGGTCTGGTTTTTGATAGGGTATGAAGCATTTGATGTATCCCTGTTCAGCAATATAACAAGTCCATTTCTGTTTTCCCTTCTTATAGCTATAACCGTGCTTGTAATATCCTGCCCCTGTGCAGTAGGGCTTGCGACACCCGCTGCTATTATGGTAGGCACTGGTAAAGGTGCTGAAAACGGTATATTGATAAAAACAGGAGAAGCACTGGAAAGAGCCCAGAAACTTGATACAATTGTTTTTGATAAAACCGGGACCCTTACAGTAGGTGAACCGGAATTGACAGATGTTGTAGGTACGGATGATTATTCAGACGATGAGGTCTTAAGAATTGCTGCTACTGTAGAAAAGGGTTCTGAACATCCTCTTGGCGAGGCAATTGTAAAAGGCGCTCAGGCACGTGACATTAATCTCAAGACAGCAGAAAACTTCAAAAATATACCCGGTCACGGGGTTGAAGCTTCACTTGAAGGTAAACGGATACTTCTTGGTACACGAAAACTGATGGATGATAACGATATTGATATCTCTGGTCTTGATAAAAAAATGGAAGAATTTGAAAATGATGGCAAGACTGCAATGCTAATAGCATCGGATAATACAGCAATCGGAGTAGTTGCAGTTGCAGATACTCTGAAGGAAAACTCAAAACATGCTGTTGACAAAGTTCATAAAATGGGTATTGAAGCCATAATGATAACAGGTGATAATAAAAGAACCGCTGAAGCTATTGGAAGACAGGTAGGTATGGATAGAGTACTTTCAGAAGTCCTTCCAGAACAGAAAGCTTCAGAAATTAAAAACCTTCAGAACGAGGGCAGAGTTGTTGCAATGGTAGGTGACGGTATTAATGATGCACCTGCACTGACACAATCTGATATCGGGATTGCAATGGGTGCAGGGACAGATGTGGCAATGGAATCTGCAAAAATCGTCCTTATCAAAAACGACCTTATTGATGTGATTGCTTCCATACGTTTAAGCAAACTCACCATGAGGAAGATAAAACAGAACCTTTTCTGGGCATTTGGTTATAACAGTGTCGGAATACCCATTGCTGCAGGGATATTGTATCCTTTTGTTCATCAAATATTGATAAGCCCTGCTTTTGCAGCAGCGTTAATGGCTATGAGTTCAGTTTCTGTAACTACAAACTCGCTTTTGATGAAAAGAGGCAGTATTAAAGAATAATTGTGCAGGGGTTATATTGTGAAGGATAACTTAAAAGGAAAATACAGTCTGGTTGCAAGCATTATAACATCGGTTGTAATCACTGTTTTATTTATGTTTCTTGCTATTATCAAAAACAATACAGATATATCACCAATGTATACACAGGTTGATATTATAGGTGGAGCACTTTTTGTATTCCTGCTTACAATGATAGTTTCTGCCTCTATATGGCCCAGTATAATAGAAAAATACGTATCAAAATGATTCAGTAATCAAGGTCTATATGAGGATTGAGGTCACATCCGGTACATGGAAGACACATTGTCCGCGATTCATCTGCTCTTAAACCATTTCTATCAAGTTCTCTGCGAAGTATATGGGTGAGTTTAAGCAATCTTTTTGCTGATGGTCTTTCAATTTTAATCTCACCTTTTCTCAGGGATGGCATGGCACCTGCTCTAAGTATAGGGATAACTCCTATTGATGTGAGTTCCTTAATTCCTTTTTCAACGGTTTCATCAGATTCACCAAGACCAATTATAAAATTGGAAAAGACTTTATTTTTTCCAAATATTTTAACTGCTTCACTCAGATGTTTTAGTATTACGTCAAGTTCCTGTCCACCACAAGCTTTCTGATAGACGTCACGGTCCATTGTTTCAACGTTGTATTTAATCTCGTAAGCTCCTGCTTCTTTTAAACGTTTTGATGAATCGTTTGTCGGATAAATTGAAACACCAATGGGAACATTATATTTTTTTACTTCTTTGACTATCTCAACTGTTCTATCTACTTCTTTTTCAGGTGTGTCTGCTACACCTGATGTAATAGATATAGCTTTCATACCTCCTGTTGAGTGGGCTTCATGTATATATTGAAGTACTTCATCAAATGTTTTGATTTTCCCGTTAAGTTTGGGGACAGGACAGAATTTACAGTCATATACACATTTTTCACTGATTGTTATGTATGCCTGTTCAGGGCAGTGAATTAGTTCCTGTTCAAATTCACCTCTGACAAACTCTTTCCCGTTTTTATAAATAACCATTTTACTGTCTTTTATTGTAGCTTTAAGTGGTGACTTTTCATCAATCGTAAGGCGAACTCTTTTGTTTCCTGATTTAAAGAACAATGCAGTTTTACCAGCACCAGGACCAGCAGTAGGAACAGTTATTTTTTCAAATAAAGAAGAATCTGCATCAACCGTACCAATGGATATTAACTCAGCTTTTGTTTCTGGTTTCATTTTACTCACCAGATATAAATGGAATAAATTCTATCATAATAATAGGTCAATAGTAGTATAAGGTGGTATTTATTTTATACCCCATAACCACAAATCCAGTATTTTGTATTGTAAAACTATCATTTTAACCAATTAACCGGAGGTATCCAAATACCTATCGACCCCATATGTAAAAAAGAAGTTTCTGAATCATCAGAATATGTTTCTGAATCCGGTGGTAAAAACCAATATTTTTGTTGTCCTGAATGCAAGAAGAAATTCGATGAACTTGAAAACAGTGTAATACGTCTCAGACGTACACTTGAGGATAAGGAAAAAATATCATTTGGTAAACTAAACAAGGAAATAATTAAACCTGGAATATGTACTCTTTGTGGTGCATGTGCGGCAACCTGTGAATCTATTGTTATTGAAGGTGAACAGCCAAAATTGAGAGGTAAATGCACTGCATGTGGAGTTTGTTATAATCAATGTCCAAGGACAATTACCACAGAAGAAGGTCTTATAGGTGATATACGTTATCCATATTCTGCTCAAACTGCTATTAAAGGTTTGGAAGGTCAGGATGGTGCAGTTGTTACCTCTATGCTGGCATATGCACTTGATGAAGGATTAATTGATTGTGCTATTGTTACCACCACCTCAAATGAAGAACCATGGAAGCCTATACCAATTGTTGCAACAAGTTACGAAGAACTTGTAAAAGCCAGAGGTAGTAAATATATACACAGCATGACTATGGAAGCTCTTATGGGGGCAATACAGGAAGGAATGCGTAGTATTGCTTTTGTGGGTACAAGCTGTAATATAGATGCTGTTACCAAGATGCAAAAAAGTCCTTACGGGTTTTTGCATATGTTTATGCGTGCCAACATATTAAAACTTGGACTTTTCTGTATGGATACATTCTACTATGACGGTATAAAAGAATTTGTTGAAAACCATGGTATGAAACTTGAAGCTATCGATTCAATGAAAATCCGCAAAGGTAGATTCGAATTT is part of the Methanohalobium evestigatum Z-7303 genome and encodes:
- a CDS encoding radical SAM protein: MKPETKAELISIGTVDADSSLFEKITVPTAGPGAGKTALFFKSGNKRVRLTIDEKSPLKATIKDSKMVIYKNGKEFVRGEFEQELIHCPEQAYITISEKCVYDCKFCPVPKLNGKIKTFDEVLQYIHEAHSTGGMKAISITSGVADTPEKEVDRTVEIVKEVKKYNVPIGVSIYPTNDSSKRLKEAGAYEIKYNVETMDRDVYQKACGGQELDVILKHLSEAVKIFGKNKVFSNFIIGLGESDETVEKGIKELTSIGVIPILRAGAMPSLRKGEIKIERPSAKRLLKLTHILRRELDRNGLRADESRTMCLPCTGCDLNPHIDLDY
- a CDS encoding heavy metal translocating P-type ATPase — protein: MVIKTTIKVYGMSCKHCVKSVTDAISELEGVESVDVDLENEWAIVTFDSETVNLDDIRQAVTDAGYQPGEEVDETGNTQTCPVEGEESQESGTCPIVTEEEETEEPGHYATSTLDINFKVTGMTCASCAKNVEKVLKKQSGVVSATVNIALEKASVTYDPSVVSSKELKDAVVSIGYGVERDTIDLNIGGMTCASCAKNVEKVLKKLEGVESVSVNLPLEKAHLVYDSSLVSVTDMKSAVEDIGYSATSEKKELESDREREARETEMKQQRTNLIIAAALVLPISLGDMSTAFPNILWFVPPFLANEILLFLLTTIVMIFPGRQFFTGTFEDFKHGVTDMDLLIATGTGAAYAVSVAATFFNLGPGYDETYYHTAAMLITFIVFGRYMESKTKGKTSEAIRKLMGLKAKTARVIVDGEEKEIPVEDVEIGNIVVVRPGEKIPVDGEVTDGSSAVDESMITGESIPVDKDPGDTVIGATINKSGTLKFRASKVGSETALAQIIQLVENAQSSKPPLQRIADVVAGNFILAVHIIALVTFMVWFLIGYEAFDVSLFSNITSPFLFSLLIAITVLVISCPCAVGLATPAAIMVGTGKGAENGILIKTGEALERAQKLDTIVFDKTGTLTVGEPELTDVVGTDDYSDDEVLRIAATVEKGSEHPLGEAIVKGAQARDINLKTAENFKNIPGHGVEASLEGKRILLGTRKLMDDNDIDISGLDKKMEEFENDGKTAMLIASDNTAIGVVAVADTLKENSKHAVDKVHKMGIEAIMITGDNKRTAEAIGRQVGMDRVLSEVLPEQKASEIKNLQNEGRVVAMVGDGINDAPALTQSDIGIAMGAGTDVAMESAKIVLIKNDLIDVIASIRLSKLTMRKIKQNLFWAFGYNSVGIPIAAGILYPFVHQILISPAFAAALMAMSSVSVTTNSLLMKRGSIKE
- a CDS encoding restriction endonuclease — translated: MSQWSIEHLLQMDPYDFEKLVAYLFTNMGYKAEVTNQSRDDGVDVVLKLEKFGLSHKWLVQAKRYSKTVGVKEIREYSSLRYQDDVEGIIVVTTDEFTDDAKTEAKKHNLKLIEGGLLVEMLNYYCPDGQEEPEDIISENSENLSIADDVILKNDESVMANEPAVVKGQKLMVAVTNKNIYLIKKTLGIFSRKTDIYRQINVNNIVGIHTNNREIYLLTGQNGDIEIFNIHPKKPEKLFETFSNLKAEYTKGEYLLKFEIKKEGYLILTSKRLMDLNSDNEVEGEFNLKNIVGTGVTNTGLFKKQKLVVWFSSDKVNKYEIDVDNVQEWQNSINGAVKTV
- a CDS encoding Coenzyme F420 hydrogenase/dehydrogenase, beta subunit C-terminal domain — protein: MPIDPICKKEVSESSEYVSESGGKNQYFCCPECKKKFDELENSVIRLRRTLEDKEKISFGKLNKEIIKPGICTLCGACAATCESIVIEGEQPKLRGKCTACGVCYNQCPRTITTEEGLIGDIRYPYSAQTAIKGLEGQDGAVVTSMLAYALDEGLIDCAIVTTTSNEEPWKPIPIVATSYEELVKARGSKYIHSMTMEALMGAIQEGMRSIAFVGTSCNIDAVTKMQKSPYGFLHMFMRANILKLGLFCMDTFYYDGIKEFVENHGMKLEAIDSMKIRKGRFEFYMGDEVRSYNLSDFDSYRSSSCRFCTDLASENADISFGGIGSPDGCTTVIARSGMGYEIFNEAVDRGYIKARQLTQKEMQPVLNLAKLKKVQMYSLIRRQNA
- the trxA gene encoding thioredoxin, translated to MEDLEELEEIRKKKIKEIQKSMERRSYPSKPFDVTDSNVDETVSKYPLVVIDCWAEWCGPCKKIAPAIEELASEYQGKAVFAKLDVDNNQESAKKFGISSIPTLLIFKNKVLIDYIIGAVSKQDIIKRLQPHM